The segment CGGGGCGGGCGGGGACGGTGACGGGCGGGCGCTGGCCCGGCTGCTCGGCGGCGGGCGGGCGCAGATCCTGGGCCAGTTGGAGACGCCCGCCACCACCAGTGAACTCGCCCTGCTGCTGGGGCAGTCGGTGGGCACGGTCGGCGGCCACCTGGCGATCCTCCGGGACACCGGCCTGGTCGACCGGACCAGGGTGGGCCGCCGGGTGCTCTACCACCGCACCGAGCTGGGCGACCGGTTGGCGGCGGGGCCGGGCACCGGCTGAGCCCGGCCGCCGGTCAGGCGACGCAGAACTCGTTGCCCTCGGGGTCGCGCATCACCCACCAGTGGCCGGCCGGGCCCTGCTGCTGCTCCTCGACCCGGGTGGCGCCGAGCCCCTCCAACCGGGCGACCACGGTGTCGAGTTCGCCGCCGGAGTGGACGTCGAGGTGCAGCCGGTTCTTGCCCTGCTTGGCCTCGGGGACGTCCTGGAAGAGGATCCGGCGGCCCTGGCCGATGCCGCTCACCGGGTCGTGCGGGTCCTCGGGGTGGCGGACGGCCGAGTAGCCGCGGAACAGCTTGCGGCCCTCGCGTTCCAGGACCGCGGCGGCGGGGAGCCGGCCGGCGGCGAGCAGGCCGTCGATCAGTGCGGTCGGGTCCTCGACCTCGTACCCGAGGGCGGCGGCCCAGAACTCGGCGAGTGCGGCGGCGTCCCGGCTGTCCACGACCAGTTTCCAAGTGAGCGTCATGCCAAGGGATTCAATCGCACGTCAGATCGAGCGGCAACGATCTCCGGGGGGTCGGTGCGTCGCCCGGCGAGGGGCGGGAAACGGGGCGGGGACGGTCGGCCGGGGGCCCCGGCGGACCGTCCCCGCGGGACGCGGCGGCGGCGTCAGTGCACGGCGCCCGCGTCCGGGGCCAGGGTGCCCGCGGTGACCAGCGCGATGATGGTGATGCCGAGCAGGATCCGGTAGACCACGAACGGCGTGAAGCTGTTGTGCGAGATGTACTTCAGGAACCAGGCGATCGCCGCGTAGCCGACCGCGAAGGCGATCAGGGTGGCCAGGACCGTCGGCCCCCAGGCGGGCGCCGGGCCCTCGCCGATCTTGAGCAGTTCGAGGCCGCCGGAGGCCAGCACGGCGGGGATGGCGAGCAGGAAGGAGTAGCGGGCGGCCGCCTCCCGGCTGTAGCCGAGGAACAGGCCCGCGCTGATCGTGCCGCCGGAGCGGGAGACGCCCGGGATCAGGGCGAGTGACTGGGCGGCGCCGTAGATCAGGGCGTGCCTGAAGTTCAGCGACTCGATGCTGCGGGCGTTGCGGACGGCTCGGGAGCGGTCGGCGACGGCCAGGACCACGCCGAACAGGATCAGCGTGGTGCCGATCAGCCGCAGGTCGCGCAGGGTGGTCTCGATGGTGTCCTGGAACAGCTTGCCGAGGATGCCGATCGGCAGCGTGCCGATGATCACGTACCAGCCGAGCTTCGCGTTCTGGTCGCGCCGCCACTCGGCCCGGAACAGCGACAGCGTCCACGCCTTGATGATCGCGCCGATGTCCTTGCGGAAGTAGATCAGCACCGCGGACTCGGTGCCCAGCTGCGTCACCGCGGTGAACGCCGCGCCCGGGTCGTCCCAGCCGGCCAGGGCGGAGAAGACCCGCAGGTGGGCGCTGGAGGAGACCGGCAGGAACTCGGTCAGCCCCTGCACCAGGCCGAGCACGGCCGCGTGGAACCAGTTGATCACCGGACACCCGCCGCGGATATCTCTCGGAGGTTCGGCATGGCGGTTTCCTGTTCGCTCGTGGGTGGTCCGGCGGCCGGGGAGCGGTCCGGTGCGGGCAGATGATAGGGGCTCCGGATGTACTGAAGATCGCAATGGGGCGGATCGGGGCGAACCGGACCGTTCGCCCCGGTGGGCGTCAGGGCGTGGTGGTGGCCCACTCGGCGTGGGTCAGCGCGTACACCACGTCGCCGTGCTCGCTGCCCGGGATCGGGTCCGGCCAGTCGACGTGGAACGTCCGGACGTGGCGCAGTCCGGCCCGCTCCAGGACGCGCCGGGAGGCCGTGTTCACCGCCATGGTGGTGGCCACCACCCGCTCGGCCCGCAGCTCCTCGAACGCGGCGCGGACCAGGGCGGCCGCCGCCTCGGTCGCGTACCCGTGGCCCCGGGCGGCGGGCAGCAGGCGGTAGCCCAGCTCCAGGCCGTCCGCCGGGTCCAGGCCGACCGAGGCCGGCGGGTGCAGCGCCGCCCAGCCGAGGAAGCGCCCGTCCGCCTCCAGCGCCCAGCAGCCCAGCCCGTCCGGCAGTTCGGCGTACTCGCGCAGCAGGCCGGGCAGCAGCTCGTCCGCGACCCGGGCGGGCGGGACGGGGCGGCCGTCGTCGATGTACCGCATCACCTCCGGGTCGCCGCACAGGGCGGTGACGGCGGGCAGGTCGGCGGGGGTGAGACGGCGCAGGGCGAGCCGTTCGGTGCGCAGGCGCAGGTGCGGGGGAGGAGTGCTCATCGGGGGAGGGGTGCTCATCGGGCGAGCAGAGCACCGGGGGCGGCGGCGCGGCAAGCGGATTTCGGGGCGGCGGGAATGTCCCGACAGATCACTGAGTTGCTCTGCTCGATTCACTCTGTTGTACCGTTGTGGCTGTTCCGGCCTACTGATGGGGAAGTGCCATGATCGCCCTGCTGCTCGCCCTCGGCAGCTCCCTCGCCTACGGCTGCGCCGACTTCCTCGGCGGCCTCGGCGCCCGCCGCGCGCACGTGCTGCGCACCGTGCTGGTCGCCGCGCCCGCCAGCCTGGCCGTCGAGCTGCTGCTCTGGCCGCTGCTCGGCGCGCGGTTCGAGGCCGGGGCGGTCGGCTGGGGCGCGGCCTCCGGGGTGGCCTCGGCGGCGGCGTTCGCGCTGCTGTACCGGACGCTGGCGATCGGCCCGATGAACGTGCTGTCGCCCGTGACGGCGCTGATCTCCGCGATGCTGCCGGTGGCCGTCGGCCTGCTGCAGGGCGAACACCTGGGCGCCGCCGGGCTGCTGGGCCTGCCGCTGGCGCTGGTCGCGGTGGTGCTGGTGAGCGCCGGGACGGCCGACGGCCGGGCCCGGGTGACGCGGCCCGCGCTGCTGCTGGCGTTCGGCGCGGGCGCCGCGATCGCCGTCCAGCTGGTCTGCCTGCACCAGGCCCCGTCCGGCAGCGGCGTCGCCCCGCTGATCGTCGGCCGGGCCGTCACCTCCGCGCTCACCGTCACCGCCACCGCCCTGTGGCGCCGCCGCCTCGGCCCCGAGCGCCCCGCGTACGGCCTGGCGGCCGCCGCCGGGGTGCTCGACTCGGCCGCCGGGGTGCTCTTCCTGCTGGCCGCCCGCAGCGGCGACCTGGCGGTGGTCGCGGTGGTCACCGCGCTCTACCCGGCCGGCACGGTGCTGCTGGCTCGCGCCGTCCTGGCCGAACGCATCCACCGCGGCCAGCTCGCCGGCCTCGGCACGGCCGCCCTCGCGGTCGGCCTGCTGGCCCTGACCTGACCCTCCCGTTCGAAAGGACCCCCGTTGACCGTCCCGCACCTGCACCCCGACGTCGCCGCGGCCTTCCCCGCCGCCCGGATCGCCGTCCTCACCGCCCGCGGCGTCCGCGGCACCGAACCGTGGCCCGCCACCGCCGCCGCGCTCGCCCGGCTGGAGGCCCGCACCGCCGAGGGCGCGTGGCGCCCCGCCGACGAGCACGACCCGCGGATCGCCGCCTGGCACGCCGCCTACCGCGCCTTCGGCACCAACCCGCGCCGGATCCGCCCCAGCGTGGACGCGCTCGGCCGCCGTCTCGCCAAGCAGGGCGCGCTGCCCCGGATCAACCCCGCCGTCGACTCCTACAACGCGGTCTCCGTCCGGCACGCCCTCCCCGCCGGGGCGTTCGACCTGGCGGCGGTCGACGGCCCCGTCGAGATCCGGTTCGCCGACGGCGGCGAGCACTTCACCCCGCTCGGCGAGCCGGACACCGTCGAGCACCCCGAGCCCGGCGAGGTGGTCTACGCCGACGCGGCGGGCGTCCTCACCCGCCACTGGAACCACCGCGACGCCCACCGCACCCGCGTCACCGAGCACGCCACCGACGTGCTGTTCGTGCTGGAGACCATGGACGGCGCCGAACTCGCCGAAGCAGCAGGCGAGTTGCAGGCCCTGCTGGCACCGCACAGCGCCGACGTGGCAGTGCGGTACCTGGGCTGAGGCGGTCAGTCCCGCCCGGCGCGCCAGGACTCCACCGCGTGCCGGACGGCCGCTGCGACACAGGTGCGGACGGCGCCGTTGTCGAGTCGGCGGCGGGTGGCGCCGTTGAACTCCGGGGCGTCGAGCTTCACCGAGGCGACGGCCGTCAGCCCGGCGGGCAGCTCGGACCGGCCCAGAGCGGCGGCCAGGCCGTCCCGGAAGCCCAGGAGGTGGGTGCTGTGCTGCTCGTCCGTGCGGCGGCTGTTGGCGTAGCCGTGGAGGCCGCCGCCACCGGTCCAGCTGAGGGCGAGGTCGAGGGTGCCGCCCATCCGCTCGTCGGTGGCCTCGACGGTGAGGGTGGCGGCGGGGTCGCCGCCGAGGCGGGTGGTGAAGTCGGCCAGGCCGGCGGGGTGGTGCAGGCGCTCGGTGCGGTGCGGGGTGGTGCGCTCGTCGGTGAGGGTGAAGTCCAGGGCGCGGTTCAGCAGGGCGAGTTCGCGCAGGTGGTCGACCAGCGCACCGGCGTCGAACGCCGTCGTCCCGAAAACCTCCGGGTCCGGGTGGAAGGCGACCGTGGTGCCGGTGCGAGCGGTGGGGCCGACCACGGCGGGCGGGGCGAGCAGCCGGCCGCGAACGTACTCCTGACGGTGCGTCACGCCGCCCCGGTGCTCCTCCGCGACCAGCCGGACGGAGAGCGCGTTGACCACGGCAAGGCAGGAAGTGGCCCAGGCCAGGAGCCTCCGTCTGGTGGGGCCGTCCCAGCAGGTCGGCAGGACGGTCAACGCGCGGGCCAGGTCGGCCTGCTGGACGCCGTCGTGACTCACCCGCACGCCGCCGTCGGCCGTCAGCGCGACCTCGACGCGGCTCGCGCGGCCGGACAGCACCTCGTTCGCGGCGGCCCCCAGCACCTCCTGCGCCATGTGGTGCAGGCCGCGCTCCCCGGTCGAGCCGATGTACATGGCGGGCCGCTTCCGGACGGCTTCCGGCCACTCCAGCACCTGGATGTGCGCAGCGTCGTACTCGCTCACGGCGGTCCCCTCCGACGGTCTCCTGTGATGTCGCCAACCCTAGGGGAGAATCAGGAAAATGCCAGGTCAGAGGCCATTTGGTGAAGCCGTGTACGGCCCGCGGCGGGGGGTTTCGGGCGGGGGCCGCCGCCGGAGGTTCCGGGGTGGGGGGAAGGGGCGCGGCGGTGTGGCGGAGGGCCGGGAAGGGGGGTTTCCGGGCGGGCGGGGGAGTGGGGAATCCGGGGAATTTTCCTGGGGCGTGACGGGGCGTCGGGCGGGCTCAGGTGAAGGCTTCGACGCGGACGCCCGCGGAGGCGAGGGCGCCGCGGATGCGCCAGGCGAGTTGGGCGGCGCCGGGGGTGTCGCCGTGGACGCAGAGGGATCGGGCCCGGACGGTGATGGGCTCGCCGCCGACGGCGGTGGCGGTGCCGTCCCGGGCGATGCCGACGGCGCGGGCGATGACCGCCTCGGGGTCGTGCACGACGGCGTTCGGTTCGCGGCGCGGGACGAGGGTGCCGGCCCAGGTGTAGGCGCGGTCGGCGAACGCCTCGGTGACCACGGGCAGTCCGACGCCCTCGGCGACCGCGAGCAGCCGGGAGCCGGGCAGGCCGAGCAGCGGCAGCGGGCCGTCGCAGACCGCGCCGGCCCGCAGCACGCCCGAGACCACCGCCTCCGCCTGCTCGTTGTCCTGCACCACCCGGTTGTAGAGCGCGCCGTGCGGCTTGACGTAGGAGACCCGGGAGCCGGCCGCCCGGGCGAACACCTGGAGCGCGCCGATCTGGTAGGCGATCTCGTCGGCGAGTTCCTCCGGCGGGACGTCCATGGCGCGGCGGCCGAACCCGGCGAGGTCGCGGTAGGAGACCTGGGCGCCGATCCGCACCCCGCGCTCGGCCGCCAGCGAGCAGACCCGGCGCATCGTGGACGGGTCGCCGGCGTGGAAGCCGCAGGCGACGTTGGCGCTGGTGACCACCGAGAGCAGGGCGTCGTCGTCGGTCAGGCTCCAGCGTCCGAAGCCCTCGCCGAGGTCCGCATTGAGGTCGATCACCGCGTCGGCCACTTTTTCCTCGTCCGCCCTTCCGCGCGGGCCGATCCGGGCCCGGGGTCCGCTCCTGGGGGTGATCGTAGGGCCTGATCGTTTCGGCCGGGGCGGGGGTCGCGGCCCGGGCGGCAGGTTTTACCCGCCAGGTCGCGCGGGGGCGTCCGGACGGCCACCCGCTCGGCGCAACGCCGGTCGGCGGGGCGGTGGCTGGCGGGGCGGTGGTCGGCGGGGCGGTGGTCGGCGGGGCGGTGGTCGGCGAGCTGGTGGCCGGTGGGGCTGCGGTCAGCCGCGCGGCCAGGGGCGGCCCTGGATGCGTTCGATGTCGCGGTTGAAGCGTTCGAGCACCTCGGCGAAGTCGGCCAGGTCCGCGGCGGTCCAGTCGGTGACCACCCGGGACAGGCCCTGGATCGACCAGTCGCGGTCCTGGCGCAGGCGGCGCAGGCCCTCCTCGGTGATCCGCAGCTTGCGGGCCACCCCGCCGTCCGGGTCGGGGATGCGGTCGACCAGTCCGGCCCGGAGCATCGCGGCGCTCTGCCGGTTGACGGTGGAGGTGTCCAGCCCGAACGCCTCGGCGAGTTGGCCGATGGTGAGCGGGCCCTCGGTCTCGATCCGGCTGAGCAGGGTGTAGGCGCTGCGCTCCAGGGCGTCGGGGCCGCCGTTGGTGCGGGCGGTGGCGAGCACCTGATGGCGGGCGAGCAGCATCATTTCCCGTTCGATCAGGGCGAGTTCCTTGTCGCGCCGCATGCTCCTCCGTCCCTTGCGTCACTTTTCGGCAGCATATCCCGCGAGAGGGTCATATGTATGGTACACATTGTGTGCATCATGCATATCTAGCCGAAGAGATGGAAGTACCCCATGAGTCAGGCACGCACCGGCCCCGTCGTCGGAGTGCTCGCCGGCGCGGGCATCGTGGTCTCGCTGATGCAGACCCTGGTCGTCCCGCTGATCCCGGACCTGCCGAACCTGCTCCACACCACGGCCGCCAACGCGTCCTGGGCGATCACCGCCACCCTGCTGGCCGGTGCCGTCGCCACCCCGGTGCTCGGCCGACTCGGCGACATGTACGGCAAGCGCCGCATCCTGCTCGCCAGCCTCACCATGCTCGTCATCGGCTCGCTGATCTGCGGCTTCAGCAGCTCGCTCGCCCCGATGGT is part of the Kitasatospora cineracea genome and harbors:
- a CDS encoding VOC family protein, which produces MTLTWKLVVDSRDAAALAEFWAAALGYEVEDPTALIDGLLAAGRLPAAAVLEREGRKLFRGYSAVRHPEDPHDPVSGIGQGRRILFQDVPEAKQGKNRLHLDVHSGGELDTVVARLEGLGATRVEEQQQGPAGHWWVMRDPEGNEFCVA
- a CDS encoding undecaprenyl-diphosphate phosphatase; amino-acid sequence: MNWFHAAVLGLVQGLTEFLPVSSSAHLRVFSALAGWDDPGAAFTAVTQLGTESAVLIYFRKDIGAIIKAWTLSLFRAEWRRDQNAKLGWYVIIGTLPIGILGKLFQDTIETTLRDLRLIGTTLILFGVVLAVADRSRAVRNARSIESLNFRHALIYGAAQSLALIPGVSRSGGTISAGLFLGYSREAAARYSFLLAIPAVLASGGLELLKIGEGPAPAWGPTVLATLIAFAVGYAAIAWFLKYISHNSFTPFVVYRILLGITIIALVTAGTLAPDAGAVH
- a CDS encoding GNAT family N-acetyltransferase — encoded protein: MSTPPPMSTPPPHLRLRTERLALRRLTPADLPAVTALCGDPEVMRYIDDGRPVPPARVADELLPGLLREYAELPDGLGCWALEADGRFLGWAALHPPASVGLDPADGLELGYRLLPAARGHGYATEAAAALVRAAFEELRAERVVATTMAVNTASRRVLERAGLRHVRTFHVDWPDPIPGSEHGDVVYALTHAEWATTTP
- a CDS encoding EamA family transporter — encoded protein: MIALLLALGSSLAYGCADFLGGLGARRAHVLRTVLVAAPASLAVELLLWPLLGARFEAGAVGWGAASGVASAAAFALLYRTLAIGPMNVLSPVTALISAMLPVAVGLLQGEHLGAAGLLGLPLALVAVVLVSAGTADGRARVTRPALLLAFGAGAAIAVQLVCLHQAPSGSGVAPLIVGRAVTSALTVTATALWRRRLGPERPAYGLAAAAGVLDSAAGVLFLLAARSGDLAVVAVVTALYPAGTVLLARAVLAERIHRGQLAGLGTAALAVGLLALT
- a CDS encoding B3/B4 domain-containing protein; its protein translation is MTVPHLHPDVAAAFPAARIAVLTARGVRGTEPWPATAAALARLEARTAEGAWRPADEHDPRIAAWHAAYRAFGTNPRRIRPSVDALGRRLAKQGALPRINPAVDSYNAVSVRHALPAGAFDLAAVDGPVEIRFADGGEHFTPLGEPDTVEHPEPGEVVYADAAGVLTRHWNHRDAHRTRVTEHATDVLFVLETMDGAELAEAAGELQALLAPHSADVAVRYLG
- a CDS encoding DNA gyrase subunit B gives rise to the protein MSEYDAAHIQVLEWPEAVRKRPAMYIGSTGERGLHHMAQEVLGAAANEVLSGRASRVEVALTADGGVRVSHDGVQQADLARALTVLPTCWDGPTRRRLLAWATSCLAVVNALSVRLVAEEHRGGVTHRQEYVRGRLLAPPAVVGPTARTGTTVAFHPDPEVFGTTAFDAGALVDHLRELALLNRALDFTLTDERTTPHRTERLHHPAGLADFTTRLGGDPAATLTVEATDERMGGTLDLALSWTGGGGLHGYANSRRTDEQHSTHLLGFRDGLAAALGRSELPAGLTAVASVKLDAPEFNGATRRRLDNGAVRTCVAAAVRHAVESWRAGRD
- a CDS encoding LamB/YcsF family protein: MADAVIDLNADLGEGFGRWSLTDDDALLSVVTSANVACGFHAGDPSTMRRVCSLAAERGVRIGAQVSYRDLAGFGRRAMDVPPEELADEIAYQIGALQVFARAAGSRVSYVKPHGALYNRVVQDNEQAEAVVSGVLRAGAVCDGPLPLLGLPGSRLLAVAEGVGLPVVTEAFADRAYTWAGTLVPRREPNAVVHDPEAVIARAVGIARDGTATAVGGEPITVRARSLCVHGDTPGAAQLAWRIRGALASAGVRVEAFT
- a CDS encoding MarR family winged helix-turn-helix transcriptional regulator, producing the protein MRRDKELALIEREMMLLARHQVLATARTNGGPDALERSAYTLLSRIETEGPLTIGQLAEAFGLDTSTVNRQSAAMLRAGLVDRIPDPDGGVARKLRITEEGLRRLRQDRDWSIQGLSRVVTDWTAADLADFAEVLERFNRDIERIQGRPWPRG